From Yersinia hibernica, a single genomic window includes:
- the rlmB gene encoding 23S rRNA (guanosine(2251)-2'-O)-methyltransferase RlmB, which translates to MSEIIYGIHAVKALLDNDPQRFLEVFILKGRDDRRLQPLIAELEAAGLVIQVANRQWLDAQVEGGVHQGIVARVREGRQYQENDLPALLESVETPFLLVLDGVTDPHNLGACLRSADAAGVHAVIVPRDRSAQLNAIAKKVASGAAENVPLIKVTNLARTLRVLQEHNVWIVGTAGEADHTLYQSKMTGPMALVMGAEGEGMRRLTREHCDELISIPMAGSVSSLNVSVATGVCLFEAVRQRALKTQ; encoded by the coding sequence ATGAGCGAAATTATTTACGGCATTCATGCTGTTAAAGCCCTGTTAGACAATGATCCACAACGTTTTCTGGAAGTTTTTATTCTGAAAGGTCGTGACGATCGTCGCCTACAGCCATTGATTGCCGAACTGGAAGCGGCTGGTTTGGTGATTCAGGTTGCCAATCGTCAGTGGTTGGATGCGCAGGTAGAGGGCGGTGTCCATCAGGGCATCGTGGCGCGAGTCCGTGAAGGGCGTCAGTATCAGGAAAATGATTTGCCGGCACTGTTGGAAAGTGTGGAAACTCCTTTCCTGCTGGTGCTGGATGGGGTCACAGACCCACATAATTTAGGGGCCTGTTTACGTAGCGCAGATGCTGCCGGTGTCCACGCGGTCATCGTGCCGCGGGATCGCTCGGCTCAGCTCAATGCCATCGCCAAGAAAGTCGCCAGTGGTGCTGCTGAAAATGTGCCACTGATTAAAGTGACTAATTTGGCGCGCACGCTGCGGGTGTTGCAAGAGCACAATGTCTGGATTGTCGGGACTGCCGGTGAAGCAGACCACACGCTGTATCAGAGTAAAATGACCGGCCCAATGGCATTGGTGATGGGGGCCGAGGGTGAGGGGATGCGCCGTTTGACCCGCGAACATTGTGATGAGCTGATCAGCATTCCGATGGCGGGGAGTGTTTCTTCACTCAATGTGTCGGTTGCTACCGGTGTGTGTTTGTTTGAAGCGGTGCGCCAGCGAGCACTGAAAACCCAATAA
- a CDS encoding isovaleryl-CoA dehydrogenase, with amino-acid sequence MEEGMDWQTHLVFNQPEPLSNSNLFLSDMALREAVIREHAGWDGEDLARFGLQLGSQESLELGRLANTNPPELLRYNAAGQRLDQVRFYPAWYVLMQELVSHRVHNLPWQEDARMGSFVARAARFILHAQVEAGTLCPITMTFGAIPLLQQTLPSQFHSWLPPLLSDRYDSHQVAGGQKRGLLIGMGMTEKQGGSDVLSNSTRAEPLDVRGHGEAYRLVGHKWFFSVPQSDAHLVLAQTEGGLSCFFLPKILPDGSYNAIRLERLKEKLGNRSNASSEVEFDNATAWLLGAEGEGIRQILKMGGYTRFDCALGSHGLMRRAFSVALYHACQRQAFGKSLVNQPLMRQVLSRMALRLEGHTALLMRLASAWEKTGEVDEQIFSRLLTPAAKYRVCGLGSGFVAEAMEVLGGIGYCEQSELPRIYREMPVNSIWEGSGNIMCLDVLRTLRKLPAALDMLQQEFYPVRGQNRLFDRAWRQLQQRLKNPKEEQGRALTQQLFDLCCAAQLLRFASPPLVDAWCRMTLDHRDQYMLPEAVCARLLGRASGEQ; translated from the coding sequence ATGGAGGAAGGTATGGATTGGCAGACTCACTTGGTTTTCAATCAGCCAGAACCCTTATCGAACAGTAATTTATTTCTGTCTGATATGGCCTTACGGGAGGCTGTGATACGGGAACATGCTGGCTGGGATGGAGAAGATCTTGCTCGGTTCGGGCTACAACTCGGTTCACAAGAATCACTTGAATTAGGGCGACTGGCAAACACCAATCCGCCAGAATTATTGCGTTACAATGCGGCGGGGCAGCGGTTGGATCAGGTGCGATTTTATCCCGCCTGGTATGTGCTAATGCAAGAGTTGGTCAGCCACCGGGTGCATAATTTACCGTGGCAAGAAGATGCCCGAATGGGGTCTTTTGTCGCGCGCGCCGCGCGCTTTATCCTGCATGCTCAGGTCGAGGCCGGGACGTTATGCCCGATAACCATGACATTTGGCGCAATTCCACTGCTGCAACAAACCCTTCCCTCTCAATTCCACAGTTGGTTACCGCCACTGCTTTCAGACCGTTATGATTCCCATCAAGTTGCCGGCGGCCAGAAACGCGGCTTATTGATTGGTATGGGCATGACGGAAAAACAGGGCGGTTCCGATGTGTTAAGCAACAGCACCAGAGCTGAACCACTGGATGTTCGCGGCCATGGCGAGGCTTATCGTCTGGTCGGACACAAATGGTTTTTTTCGGTGCCACAAAGTGACGCGCATCTGGTACTCGCCCAAACGGAGGGCGGATTATCCTGTTTCTTTTTGCCGAAAATATTGCCGGATGGCAGCTATAACGCTATTCGATTGGAGCGCTTGAAAGAGAAACTCGGCAACCGCTCCAATGCCAGCAGTGAGGTCGAATTTGATAATGCCACCGCCTGGTTATTGGGGGCGGAGGGCGAGGGGATTCGCCAAATTCTAAAAATGGGCGGATATACCCGATTTGACTGCGCGCTGGGTAGCCATGGGCTGATGAGACGCGCTTTCTCCGTCGCGCTGTATCATGCCTGTCAGCGGCAGGCCTTTGGTAAATCATTGGTTAACCAGCCTTTAATGCGGCAAGTTCTCAGCCGCATGGCACTGCGCTTAGAGGGGCATACCGCGCTATTGATGCGCTTAGCCAGTGCATGGGAAAAAACGGGCGAGGTTGATGAGCAGATATTCAGCCGGCTGCTGACCCCGGCGGCGAAATATCGAGTCTGCGGCCTGGGCAGCGGATTCGTAGCCGAGGCGATGGAGGTGCTGGGCGGAATCGGCTATTGCGAACAGAGTGAGTTGCCGCGCATTTATCGTGAAATGCCGGTCAACAGTATTTGGGAAGGCTCCGGCAATATTATGTGCCTGGATGTGTTGCGCACATTACGTAAGCTGCCCGCCGCGCTAGACATGCTACAACAAGAGTTTTACCCCGTACGTGGGCAAAATCGGTTATTTGACCGCGCATGGCGGCAACTGCAACAGCGGCTGAAAAACCCGAAGGAAGAACAAGGGCGGGCGCTAACCCAGCAACTGTTTGATTTATGCTGCGCGGCGCAATTATTGCGTTTTGCTTCACCGCCATTAGTCGATGCCTGGTGCCGCATGACGCTAGACCATCGGGATCAATATATGTTGCCAGAAGCCGTTTGCGCGCGCTTGCTCGGCCGTGCCAGCGGAGAGCAATAA
- the bsmA gene encoding biofilm peroxide resistance protein BsmA produces MNIKRAMLFLLITLGLSACSAFHVTPVPPPVAQPYAQEITRAQSLNLQKVGTISAQVFGSPMDIEAEIKRKADASGAPYYLIIMMSDSVYPGIWYANALLYK; encoded by the coding sequence ATGAATATAAAACGCGCCATGCTGTTCCTACTGATAACCTTGGGGCTCTCGGCTTGTAGCGCTTTTCACGTCACTCCTGTTCCGCCGCCAGTGGCTCAGCCCTATGCCCAGGAAATTACCCGTGCACAGAGCCTTAACTTACAAAAAGTGGGCACAATTTCGGCTCAGGTATTTGGCAGCCCAATGGATATTGAGGCAGAAATCAAGCGCAAAGCTGATGCCAGCGGCGCGCCCTATTACTTAATTATTATGATGTCTGACAGTGTTTACCCCGGAATCTGGTATGCCAATGCGCTGCTGTATAAATAG
- the yjfP gene encoding esterase has translation MIEMSLENINGIELIHAAPAGKREQPLPTIFFYHGYTSSKEVYSYFAYAFAQAGFRTIAPDAEMHGARFNGDETQRLSHFWEILKTNIDELPALRQHYQQAGLIDGERIGVAGASMGGMTTLGAFARYPWVRVAANFMGSGYFTALARTLFPPLEAGQPVSPAEFERRLSPLADYELSHQLEKIADRPLLVWHGEADDVVPAAQSARLVQELRASGRDNHLTYLTEAGIGHKITPTALAAGSHFFSQYL, from the coding sequence ATGATTGAGATGTCGCTGGAAAATATTAATGGTATTGAGCTCATCCATGCGGCTCCCGCGGGTAAACGCGAGCAGCCGTTACCGACCATTTTCTTTTACCACGGCTACACCTCATCAAAAGAGGTTTATTCCTACTTTGCTTATGCTTTCGCCCAAGCCGGTTTTCGCACTATTGCACCGGATGCTGAGATGCATGGCGCGCGCTTTAATGGCGATGAAACTCAACGGTTGTCCCATTTCTGGGAGATCTTAAAAACAAATATTGATGAGCTACCCGCACTTCGCCAGCATTATCAACAAGCTGGATTGATTGATGGCGAGCGCATTGGGGTTGCGGGCGCGTCGATGGGCGGGATGACCACTCTGGGCGCTTTTGCCCGCTATCCATGGGTTAGGGTCGCGGCCAATTTTATGGGGTCAGGTTATTTTACTGCGCTGGCGCGCACTCTGTTCCCGCCATTGGAGGCCGGCCAACCAGTCAGTCCGGCAGAATTTGAGCGCCGTTTATCCCCTTTGGCTGATTACGAGCTTTCCCATCAGTTGGAAAAAATTGCCGACCGACCCTTGTTGGTTTGGCATGGCGAGGCGGATGATGTGGTGCCGGCGGCACAAAGTGCGCGGTTGGTGCAGGAGCTGAGAGCCAGTGGGCGAGATAACCACCTGACATATCTTACCGAGGCGGGCATCGGTCATAAAATCACTCCCACGGCTTTAGCGGCGGGCAGTCACTTTTTCAGCCAATATCTATAA
- a CDS encoding DUF1471 domain-containing protein, whose translation MKHTLAIAAVLGLAVSSSAFAANEITAQQAMQQQRVSIGALSLGHNVVSPDDATAQISKLADERGASSYQIIAMHEPGDNSSIHVNAVLYR comes from the coding sequence ATGAAACATACACTCGCCATCGCAGCCGTACTCGGCTTGGCCGTATCAAGCAGTGCGTTCGCCGCCAATGAAATAACCGCCCAGCAAGCTATGCAGCAACAGCGCGTCAGTATCGGGGCGCTGTCACTGGGCCACAATGTGGTTTCACCTGATGACGCCACAGCGCAAATCAGCAAATTAGCCGATGAGCGCGGTGCAAGTTCTTATCAGATAATTGCCATGCATGAACCGGGCGACAACAGCTCCATACATGTTAATGCCGTGCTCTATCGCTAA
- the rpsF gene encoding 30S ribosomal protein S6 gives MRHYEIVFMVHPDQSEQVPGMIERYSATITNAAGTIHRLEDWGRRQLAYPINKLHKAHYVLLNVEAPQEAIDELETNFRFNDAVIRSMVMRVKHAVTEASPMVKAKDERRERHDFASDANDDSEAGDSEE, from the coding sequence ATGCGTCATTACGAAATCGTTTTTATGGTCCATCCTGACCAAAGCGAACAGGTTCCGGGCATGATCGAGCGCTATAGTGCAACTATCACTAATGCTGCTGGTACGATCCACCGTCTGGAAGACTGGGGCCGCCGTCAACTGGCTTACCCGATCAACAAACTGCACAAAGCTCACTACGTTCTGCTGAACGTTGAAGCTCCGCAGGAAGCGATCGATGAGCTGGAAACAAACTTCCGCTTCAACGACGCCGTTATCCGTAGCATGGTTATGCGCGTTAAACACGCGGTAACTGAAGCATCACCAATGGTTAAAGCGAAAGACGAACGCCGTGAGCGTCACGACTTCGCGTCTGATGCCAATGATGATTCTGAAGCTGGGGATTCTGAAGAGTAA
- the priB gene encoding primosomal replication protein N, translated as MTTNRLVLSGTVCKIPVRKVSPSGIPHCQFVLEHRSTQQEAGFSRQTWCRMPIIVSGQKSQALTHSITVGSQLTVEGFISCHQGRNGLNKLVLHAEQIEFIDSGD; from the coding sequence GTGACCACTAATCGTCTGGTACTCTCTGGCACTGTGTGCAAGATACCGGTTCGAAAAGTTAGTCCTTCTGGCATTCCGCATTGTCAATTTGTGCTTGAGCACCGATCAACACAGCAGGAAGCCGGATTTAGCCGACAGACATGGTGCAGAATGCCCATCATCGTCAGCGGGCAAAAGTCACAAGCATTAACTCACAGTATAACGGTCGGCAGTCAGTTAACCGTTGAAGGCTTCATTAGCTGCCATCAAGGCCGCAATGGGCTAAACAAATTGGTTCTGCATGCCGAGCAGATTGAATTTATAGATTCTGGAGACTAG
- the rpsR gene encoding 30S ribosomal protein S18, giving the protein MARYFRRRKFCRFTAEGVVEIDYKDIATLKNYITESGKIVPSRITGTRAKYQRQLARCIKRARYLSLLPYTDRHQ; this is encoded by the coding sequence ATGGCACGTTATTTCCGTCGTCGCAAGTTCTGCCGTTTTACCGCGGAAGGCGTTGTAGAGATTGATTATAAAGATATCGCTACGCTGAAAAACTATATCACTGAAAGTGGTAAAATTGTCCCGAGCCGTATTACCGGTACTCGCGCAAAATACCAGCGTCAGCTCGCCCGTTGTATCAAGCGCGCACGCTACCTGTCTTTGTTGCCGTACACTGATCGTCATCAGTAA
- the rplI gene encoding 50S ribosomal protein L9: protein MQVILLDKVANLGSLGDQVNVKAGYARNFLVPQGKAVPATKKNVEFFEARRAELEAKLAGVLAAAEARATKINELVSVTIASKAGDEGKLFGSIGTRDIADAVTAAGVEVAKSEVRLPNGVLRTTGDHEVHFQVHSDVFAQLNVIVVPEA, encoded by the coding sequence ATGCAAGTTATTCTGCTTGATAAAGTAGCAAACCTGGGCAGCCTGGGTGACCAAGTGAACGTTAAAGCGGGCTACGCTCGTAACTTCCTGGTTCCACAAGGTAAAGCTGTTCCGGCAACCAAGAAAAACGTAGAGTTCTTTGAAGCACGCCGCGCAGAATTGGAAGCCAAATTGGCTGGCGTTCTGGCTGCTGCTGAAGCTCGCGCAACCAAAATTAACGAACTGGTCAGTGTCACTATCGCTTCTAAAGCAGGCGATGAAGGCAAACTGTTCGGCTCTATCGGTACTCGCGACATCGCTGATGCAGTCACTGCAGCTGGCGTTGAAGTGGCCAAGAGCGAAGTTCGTCTGCCGAATGGCGTTCTGCGTACTACAGGTGATCATGAAGTTCACTTCCAAGTACACAGCGACGTGTTCGCGCAACTGAACGTGATCGTGGTTCCAGAAGCGTAA
- a CDS encoding DUF3757 domain-containing protein → MKCKLAFLFLFFPPFAALAHHCPALDAIKQVGLFYTAETAGGEEWQGIVQGSIPQNKTAIKDFSEALISIDQESLESNAIEQGKFQKCIYNLQADGWQLDMYYGNKTWRVSISGKPHWKYQQTPLFEMYQCSGVAAEQCKFDILPSAPTF, encoded by the coding sequence ATGAAATGTAAATTAGCTTTTTTGTTCCTATTCTTTCCCCCTTTTGCCGCACTCGCCCATCATTGCCCCGCACTGGATGCCATCAAGCAAGTAGGGCTATTTTACACAGCCGAGACCGCAGGCGGTGAGGAGTGGCAAGGTATTGTGCAGGGCTCAATACCGCAGAACAAAACAGCGATTAAAGATTTTAGTGAAGCGCTTATCAGTATCGATCAAGAAAGTCTGGAGAGTAACGCCATCGAACAGGGGAAATTTCAAAAATGTATCTATAACTTGCAAGCCGATGGTTGGCAGTTAGATATGTATTACGGCAATAAAACTTGGCGTGTATCCATCAGTGGGAAACCACATTGGAAATATCAACAAACGCCTCTTTTTGAAATGTATCAATGTTCAGGGGTTGCTGCGGAGCAATGTAAATTTGATATTCTGCCCTCGGCCCCAACTTTCTGA